Below is a genomic region from Vibrio cortegadensis.
TTGATAAACCTGACTTCATGAACATTAACTAAGAACCATCTAATTGATAAAAAAGAGAACCTACTCTGAGATAGAGCTATCAGAGTTGGTTCTCATAAATACCATTAAACACATAGTCCATGCCCGTACTCTCTCAGCCAGTCTTTATGTTCTTGGTAGTCGGGCATGACTCGTTCAACTTCCTTCTAGAACTGTGGCGAATGGCCGTGATGGATTAGATGACAAAGCTCATGCACCACTACGTAATCAACAACCCTGTTGGGAGTCATAACAATCACCCAGTTAAACTCTAAACCACCGTAAGGAGTACAACTCCCCCATTAAACTCTTTAGTTCGCACTACACCAGTTTCAGTGTCCACCAGCAATTCATAACGCCTTACCTTCTCTCAAATCTTCTTATCAGCATGATGCTTGTACTAATTCATTAATGCACGCCGAATATAAGGAGCTTGTGTTGCTGGGGTTTATACCGTAATAACCCATTAAGCAGCTTCGTAAAAGCTAAGCCACCAGCTAGCACTTTTAAGCGATGTTACGCCCTAGATATGGAGATGGTTCACTTGAACACACTCCGACTCAGTTGCTGGGCTGGTGGCCTTTTAACATCTACTAGAATTTTATAATTACTTATACCAACCATCTGCCAGCACTTCAGCTTGCTCTAGTACAAGCTTTATCGCCTCTTCTGCCGCATCTGGCGGGTATTTCCATCTACGTAATAACCGACGAACAAGATTGCGCATTCGAGCACGAACACTATCCCTCTTTTGCCAATCGACAGTGGCTGACTTACGTAGTTGATGAGTCAATTCAATAGCAAGCTTACGCAAGTTGTCGTCACCAAGATCTCTAACCGAAGATTCGTTGTCGACCAAGGCACGATAAAAAGCAATTTCGTCAACAGAGAGGTCGAGTTTCTCTAATAACTCCCCATCTTCTTGCATCTCTTTTGCCCATTGAATCAGCTCCTCAATAACCTGAGCCGTTTCAATACTACGGTTATGATATTTTTGAAGCGTCGACATAATACGTTCAGAGTATTTCTTCTCCTGTACGACGTCGTTCTTCATGCGAGATTTAACCTCATCACGAAGCAGCTTTTCTAACAGCTCTACCGCGAGGTTCTTCTCTTTCATGTTCTTTACATCTTCTAAGAACTCTTCAGACAGAAGCCCAATGTTTGGCTTATCAAGCCCTACCATAGTGAAAATATCATCAACACCATCGGCTACAACTGCATTATTTAGAATTTGTTTTAACACTGTATTGCGCTCTTCATCGGTACGTTTCTTGTCTACCGTTGAGTGCTTGATAAAAGCTGTCTTGATCGCAGAGTAAAAGGCAATTTCGTTCTTATAACCGTGAGTTTCATCCATGGTGCTACACAGTGAATATGCTTTAGCCAAAGCCGCCATCACATCGAGGAATCGCCTCTTTCCGTCCCTGACTTGTTTTCCGTTAGCGTCAGTATGAGATAAACCTGACAAATGGTTAACTGCTCCCGGTAACAAGCGCAATGCATCCGTTTCAAAGTCTGGACGGTAGTTGAATACCTTTGTATCAACGGGTGTTGCAAACATCCCTCTGATGATATCAACTTTCTCCATCAATACTGAAAACGCTTCTGCTGTATCGACAGTTGGTTGGCCCTTACCTTGGCTGTTAGTATAGGTTTTTAGTGCATTTTTAAGTTCATTAGCGATACCGATGTAATCGACAACCAAACCACCGGGTTTATCTTTAAATACTCGGTTAACACGAGCAATAGCCTGCATTAGGTTATGCCCTTTCATTGGTTTATCGATATACATGGTATGGCAACAAGGTGCATCGAATCCTGTCAGCCACATATCTCGAACGATGACGAGCTGAAGTTCATCCTCAGTATCTTTGTAACGCTTCTCGAATAGCTTTTTGGTTTTCTTATCGTGGATGTGAGGCTGCATCTTTTCTTTGTCTGATGCAGAGCCAGTCATCACAATCTTGATTGCACCTTTATCTGTATCTGGGTGATGCCACTCTGGTTTAATTGCCACAATAGCATTGTAAAGATCGACACAGATTTCTCGACTCATCGAAACAATCATCGCCTTACCGGGAAAGGTCGACGTTCGAGTGGTGAAATGTTCAACGAGATCTTTTGCGACTTGTTCAATACGAGGCTCTGCGCCTACAAGTTTTTCTAACGTTGCCCATTCTGATTTTACTTTTTCACGATCTGCCGTTTCTTCATCTTCACCGATTTCATCTTCAACTTTATCGTTAAGTTGCTCTATTTCCTCTTGGTTAATATCAAGCTTAGCGAGGCGAGATTCGTAGTAGATAGGCACCGTGGCACCATCGTCAACGGCATCTTGAATATCATAGATAGAGACGTACTCACCAAAAACACCACGCGTGTCTTTGTCATCCATTGCGATAGGTGTTCCTGTAAAGCCGATGAATGAAGCATTAGGCAATGCGTCACGCATATACTTGGAATAACCATAAACGTACTTGTGACCCGTTACAGTGCCGTTTTTGTCCTTCACTTCTACCATCTTTGACTTATTGCCATACTGGCTTCGGTGCGCTTCATCAGAAACAACAACGATATTACTTCGCTCAGACAGTCTAGGGTGCTCAGTCTCTTCATCTAATAAAGCGAACTTTTGAATCGTCGTGAAGATGATGCCTCCAGATTGGCGATTTAAAAGCAGTTCACGTAACGC
It encodes:
- a CDS encoding M48 metallopeptidase family protein; this encodes MTPNRVVDYVVVHELCHLIHHGHSPQF
- a CDS encoding type I restriction endonuclease subunit R, which encodes MITEDQLEKECIRWFTDQGYLYKNGYDIAPDGDSPERDDYHQVVLKQRLLNQLAIINPELPIEALNDVVNTVSSPDTPILIKNNRAFHKFVIEGVPVEYTIVEDGESKTKHTHAQLMDFTTPDNNEFLIVNQFTITGTKGNRRPDVLVFINGLPISVIELKNPADEHADIWNAFNQLQTYKDEISDLFIFNEALVVSDGWTARVGSLTANKERFLPWKTVATEDDRPLLEFQLETMVRGFFKQDLLLDYIRYFVLFETDNDKIIKKIAGYHQFHAVRAAVEATVRAANTSGNFLESTIPALEKIKQGSGKAGVVWHTQGSGKSISMVCYASKLLQQAAMNNPTIVVVTDRNDLDGQLYNTFGMAQETLKQIPQQADDRDALRELLLNRQSGGIIFTTIQKFALLDEETEHPRLSERSNIVVVSDEAHRSQYGNKSKMVEVKDKNGTVTGHKYVYGYSKYMRDALPNASFIGFTGTPIAMDDKDTRGVFGEYVSIYDIQDAVDDGATVPIYYESRLAKLDINQEEIEQLNDKVEDEIGEDEETADREKVKSEWATLEKLVGAEPRIEQVAKDLVEHFTTRTSTFPGKAMIVSMSREICVDLYNAIVAIKPEWHHPDTDKGAIKIVMTGSASDKEKMQPHIHDKKTKKLFEKRYKDTEDELQLVIVRDMWLTGFDAPCCHTMYIDKPMKGHNLMQAIARVNRVFKDKPGGLVVDYIGIANELKNALKTYTNSQGKGQPTVDTAEAFSVLMEKVDIIRGMFATPVDTKVFNYRPDFETDALRLLPGAVNHLSGLSHTDANGKQVRDGKRRFLDVMAALAKAYSLCSTMDETHGYKNEIAFYSAIKTAFIKHSTVDKKRTDEERNTVLKQILNNAVVADGVDDIFTMVGLDKPNIGLLSEEFLEDVKNMKEKNLAVELLEKLLRDEVKSRMKNDVVQEKKYSERIMSTLQKYHNRSIETAQVIEELIQWAKEMQEDGELLEKLDLSVDEIAFYRALVDNESSVRDLGDDNLRKLAIELTHQLRKSATVDWQKRDSVRARMRNLVRRLLRRWKYPPDAAEEAIKLVLEQAEVLADGWYK